The sequence TATATGACTTGCTCAGTATAAAAACCAATACTGCAATCCTAATAAATTCCTTATTCAACAATCACTAAATTACTTGGTTTTTTCCCCAAACAAAAGCTGCTGCACACACTTTGAAGCATGTTATTAAACGTGTTTCCTGAAGTACAGTAAGTAGTAAATCTATCTTATACCTTCACAAGGTTTTTTAAAAGCCTGTCAAGTCTACAGAACTATGAAAAACGTGTATCTGCAAAACTGATTCCCAAACTCCCCAATCATTACAAAAAGAacaatggaggacaccaggaagtTAAAATTAGCAGATAAAAGGAAATACTATACTACATTGCTAGTCGTAAATTTAAGAACTTCTAAAAACCCGAAAGTGAAAatattgtgaactataggctaaagtTTATGGTAACTGACAGTGACTCATCTGGATTAGTTTCTATTTTCCAAAGTGGTACAACTATTAGGAAGGATTTTAAGAAACTTGTGATAAGTCAACCAAGTACAGGCAATTTTTAAGGTTTACTGCATGTTCTccctggaacctggaggcacTTCAGAGGTTCTAATCCCAAGACTAACGCTTATAAGGACAACTTCCACAATGATAAAACAGTTCTTCATCTTATTTGCCAGCACGAGAGGCCAGGAGACCAGAGAGCTAAAGACGTCTCTGCTCCTAAAACAGCTACAAGTTTGAACGTTATCTATAACCACGGTTTTAATTCCcactgaaggagaaaaaggagggtcTAGATTATCTCTAGGGTGGTCCTTTCAGATGTAACTTGAAAGACATAATTCagacattatttataaaaatgacttctaatggaAAATTCAATTTGAAAAGCACATGAAAGACCTAGTTTTACACTGCCTCTGTTGTGTAACTAGTTTTATTGTTCGCTATCTCCAGACTCAGATTCCATATCATGAGAAACCTTAGAGGCCAACTTGTACACATTTCGACTTCTAGATATTCATAACTTAATGTTAAACTTTGGCTAGTAAAGGCTAAAGTAAAAACTTAACTGGCCAATTAGGAAGAGTGTACACAAAATGAAGTTTACCATAGTATAAAGTGACAGAAAAACTGATGTCTAGGGACAGCATGGCTCAAACCCACAACCACTGAACGCTGCCCCAGCCCCATTTCAGTTTAAACTCCTTGATATGCTTTTGTGGATTAATTTACAATTCAGTCAATACATAATTCTGAGGAATTGCATTTAATGGCATTTTTGTCATCACAGTGTTGTAAGTACTGTCCCATATTCACTGACACTAATATGTCTTAgaacttttgtttgtctttggtttttgagacagggtctctctacacaaccctggctaccctggaacttgctgtgtagatcaggctggccttgaattcagagaccctgctgcctctgcctcccaagtactaggttTAAAGACGTGTGTTATCCCGTCCTGCAGAACTATTTTAACACAATACTAAGAATCCCAACCACGTTTTCTggaatacaaaatacaaaatagtacCTAAAGTTTAAACAAATGtcctaaaataaagtttaagCACAATTAACACAAAAGCTAACGAAACTACCAATGTCTATCTACAATATCCAGTATTTCTGGATTACCATCAAGCTGTGGAAGCAACCACAAGCCTTGTGACATACTGTAAAAACATACTGCAAGGAATACTGAGTGCAACTAAGTCAGGGTTAAATAATAACAATGGGAGCTTTATTCTCTGAAAAGTATGTGCTATGTTCACGGTACAGCTTACACCTCAAGTCTAACAATATCTCAGTTAAAGATTTCATGCAGACACAAAGTGGGTCAATGTTACTGTTGAGAGAttacgggtgctgggaatgaaaacttACAATACCTATTCATCTTATCCAATAGACAAATCTGTTCAACTTACatgtcagtttaaaaaaaaacctttggtcGGCTATCCCCATACAAACCAAAGGCACCAGTTTTCAGGCTGTTTGAGCAGTTTCACACTTAAGTTTCCTGTGTCCCACAAAAAGGCCTTCTGTTCCCGTTCCAGGGGCCTTTCAGGCACCGGAAGTGTTAGTGACACCTTCTGCAATGGCACACCTGAAAGCATGCTGCCTGCAACTACTGTCCTACTGAAGGAAACAATGTCCGTCATCCATGACCAGGGCTCTGAGATTTCATTCTCCAACGTGGCCACAGCAACGGACAAACCACGTTCACCAAAACATGTTTACCGCATATATTCTTCCCTGACTAAGGTTGGAACTGAGTTATTACTAAGACCTGCACGTGAACAGAATCAGCTTCCAATTAAATCACTACAAAATGCTCTGCGAATGAGGGAGGGAAATTGAAGGGTAAACATGATTAGCAGCTAATGTAACCAGGACGTAAGACTTGCCCCGGGTGAAACACGCTCTTCTGTTACAACAGGAGCCTGAGAACCCTGCTCATGAGCTCTTACCTTCCACACAGTTCCATTTACTAACTAGGAgagcgcgcacgcgcgcgcacgtcGGCACTTCACAGCTGTAGGGTGCTGAGAAAATGAAGGCTACAACCGCTGCCACCACACACCGGGCCCTCGCCTGCCAATCCCTGCCCTGAGTGGCCAGGCTCTCGGCCGGGCTCACCCTCTTGTCACGCCATCCActtaccaagaaacacagctGTGGCCAGTTGTGGATAAAATATCTATACGTATAAATGGAGTAGGGTTCGGACAGATCTTTGGTGATCAGTCTCATGATATCAGGCATTTGGAGCTCCGATTCATAGCGGACGTATCGTATCGTCCGATCCTCCCCGGGCTCGACCTCCCGGCCCAGGGAGCTCCTTAGACTGCAGCCGGCGGTCAGGGCCGAAGCCAGCAGCCGCACCtgctcgtcctcctcctcctccggcTCGTTACCCTCCACCAGTCCGTTGCGAGCCGCCGCGGGGTCGCTCgctgccaccgccgccgccgcctccggcCGGCCGGGAAGCGCAGTTCTTGCATTACTGGGGGTCGAGCAGGGAGCTCTCTCCCCCGGGTGTCCCTCGGCTCCTTTTGTGGCAGTCACTTTGGGGGCCCCGTCGGGGGCGGCTGCCTCCGCGGCACTCAGAACCTTACTCTTGAGGGTCGCCGCGGCCCGGAGGTGTCGCAGTTCGGGGCCGATCAATCCGTTGAGCTGCTGCGGCTGCTCCGGAGGCAGCTGCGGGCAGCGCAGGCAGGAACGCGCCTTGGCCGTGCTCGTCGCCTCGCCGCCCGCCGGGCTCCCGCAGCCGCCTTCGTGCTCCTCGTCGTCCTCCTCGTCGTCGCTGCAGCAAGCGAGCGCGGCCCCCGCCGGGAACGGGCAGCGGGGCTCGGCCGCCGCCGGGGCCGCGGGCGCTGGTGGTGGGAGGAGGCTGCTAGGCCCAGGCGGTACCTCCGCCATCCTGGAAGCGACACAGCCGAGAGAGGAGGCCATGAGCTGCGGCCGAGCGGCGCCAGGCAGCGCCGAGCGGCGGGCCGGGGGCGGCCGAGGCGGGGGGAACAAAGGCAGAAACCGTCCCTCACCGAGCGTCCCCAACGCCGCGCCGCCCCCACGCCGCCGTGCCGCCGTGCCGGCCACCGTCCCCGGCCGCCCGAGCCCCGCCGCCGGCCGTGTCACCACCTCCCACCCGCCCCTCCTCGCGGCTCACCCCGCGCCGCTccccgccgccgctgccgccgctcCTGTCCCTCAGCCACCGCCGCAGCCGCCTCTGCCGCCGCGGCCGCTCcacagccgccgccgccgccgccgagcCTCTCACCCGGCCGCCGCCGCCGTAAAGCGCCTCGCCTGTTACCCCGGGTAAAGTTTCCTGGGCCAGGCTTTACGACACTTCCCTGCCTGCCGGCTGCCGGGCCAGAGAAAGGGGCGTGGAGGGCGGTGACCTGTGCGTGGGGCGGGGCCCGCGGTGTCTCCCGAGGGCTTCCGGGCGGCCGCGCGCCGGGGGTGTGGCCCTAGCCTGGGGTTCCCGGCCGCGGAAGTCGCCGGGCGGCCTCCCGGGGTGGGCAGGGACGGGCCGGGCACGGCTG is a genomic window of Chionomys nivalis chromosome 12, mChiNiv1.1, whole genome shotgun sequence containing:
- the Naa30 gene encoding N-alpha-acetyltransferase 30; its protein translation is MAEVPPGPSSLLPPPAPAAPAAAEPRCPFPAGAALACCSDDEEDDEEHEGGCGSPAGGEATSTAKARSCLRCPQLPPEQPQQLNGLIGPELRHLRAAATLKSKVLSAAEAAAPDGAPKVTATKGAEGHPGERAPCSTPSNARTALPGRPEAAAAVAASDPAAARNGLVEGNEPEEEEDEQVRLLASALTAGCSLRSSLGREVEPGEDRTIRYVRYESELQMPDIMRLITKDLSEPYSIYTYRYFIHNWPQLCFLAMVGEECVGAIVCKLDMHKKMFRRGYIAMLAVDSKYRRNGIGTNLVKKAIYAMVEGDCDEVVLETEITNKSALKLYENLGFVRDKRLFRYYLNGVDALRLKLWLR